Genomic DNA from Oreochromis aureus strain Israel breed Guangdong linkage group 2, ZZ_aureus, whole genome shotgun sequence:
AAGAAGTcctgcagacaaacacacacacagcattaaCATGTAAGGGTAATCATTAGTCAACATCAGCACTTTAAGTCTGCCTGAACTTGTTAAAAAATTTCAACATTAGTTTGCCTCACCGTAAAGTAACGGACCCCAAAAGGGTCCTCCAGCAGTTTCTCAAATGACACGGCCCAGCTCATGACACTGTTGGCTGGGCCGTGCTCTCCGGCTGGAGTCCCAGGAAGGCTGGTGCTGCTGCCGCCACAGCCGCGTGCGGACATGTTCAAATCTAAAGCATATCCAGGCACAAACACACCCATTTATCAGCACAGAAAAGCATGACCAAGAGTGAGACTGAATCAGATATTTTCATGCACAGACATGTTCACGTTGTAGAACTGAGATATGTACAGGATTAGCAGCATGCAGGTTGGCTGCTCATGCTTACCTCCATCTGACACTGCCTGGCTCTGTGAACAGAGAGAGTAATCTGTCAAGTAACTTTACTTCAACagttaaaactaaaactgagAAAAAGCCTAATGGTGAATACTCTTTGTTATTGTCTGTATAATACTGATAATATTATTCAAATGTATCCCAAGTATATTTTCTTCAGGCTGCACAGtcaaaatgaaagaagaaagtTTACTTTGACCCTGTTTACACAGGATTGTGGAGATTCTCACTACAGCTCAATATTACTGCAACTACTATACAGCACTACGATGAAAGCCTTTAGGAAGGGAAACATGAACAGCAGCTGCACATTATTTctctcttcttgttttttttttccccaacctGTAACTCTGTAGCGCAATCAGCCAAAGCTGTTTTTACAGGAAGTGGTTGCAAAACTGGTGACAATAAGCCTCATTCAGCTTTCAGAGCACAGAAAATGCACATCTTGTAAATGTTCGTTTCAACCGACACATTTTTTACAGAAACTGAATGAAATCTGCAGACTAGTTAAACACCTGTAACCTATAAGCTGTGatcacaaacatgttttcaaGTCACCAAGATACTGATCTGACGTATACACAGAAAAGCTTCAGCTTATGGAAATATTGTTTAAACAGCAGCAAATTAGCTCACAGCAGAATTTTTGGTTTTAATCCATAGGGGACCGTCGATGGATACATTTATGAGCTTTGTCAAGGTTTCCTCTTCATgctctggtttcctcccacagttcacAGACGTGTGGGCTCTGATTCTAAAATTGCCcaaaggtgtgaatgtgtgtgtgtctacatgTCTGTATAGTCTGTGTGGTAGTAACTTGCCCAGAGTGTGTGGAGGATATAGGTCTTATAAATAAAGTACCATTGTCATAACTGATAGCAGTGAGTGTCATTTTAATCAATGCAAGATTAAGCAGCAGTACACTTTGTTTTTAACTGATAACACTGATGTAACTGAATCCTTTACatcagcagtccccaacccccgggcctcggaccggtaccgggccgtgagagttgaggctcgggtgtgaaatgtattgttttcagggtttttatcggttttcagcgttattttgttatcgtttttatcgttaactcggttttcctgggtcttttcacgtgtgttatgaataattcttcttttttcccggtaccggtactagttttattttgttgtatttatccgctaCACCTTACAggctggtccgtgaaaatattgtcgggcataaactggtccatggcgcaaaaaaggttggggaccgctgctttacaTTACAGAAAAAGGCAAATATCTTCACAACCCTGCACAGTAACTGTAACTTCCACTTTGTGTTAAAGTAGAGCATTTAACTTTTTATGAATAGattactttcattttcattctttgTTAAATATTACCTTTGTGACCTGATCTTTACTTAATATTCTAGCTTTTTAAGTCATGGAGGCTAGCTTCttaattatttgtttattttgttaatgaagGCCATTTAAAAGTCGAGGTTTACACAACGTGCGCAGTTAATCTTGATTGCATTTCAGAATATTTGTAGTCAAATGTTAAATCATGAAGTTATATTACTTATAATCTATATAACCAGATATAGATAACTACATAAAGTTATATCTGTCATGCTAAAACTAGCTCTGATTAGTAAGTCCTGCAAGGCACAATTTGCAAGGTAACCCAGCTAGATTAGTGCAACATAAACCAAACTGGTCATCTACATTGAAATTCAGACACATAACCAAGGCGACACaggctgaggaagaggagcaaaTCATCCACTAATCAAAGGTCAGTTTGCTCAATTCCCAAAACAGAATCGATGGGTTTCACTTCTAGACCTCCTCATGTGGTCGATACAATAGAAAATtagccttttctttttcctaatAGGTCACTTTTTCCTTTTATGCTTGGCATTTGCTACAAGCTTTCATTTGCTATATATAAGTTCTAAGCAGAGAGTGCGTCGTTGTAACCAAAAATAACTGATCTAGACAACAGCTCCTGTCTGTTGTTACATTTTGACCATATACGGTTGAAATGGGCTGTCTGTTTCTGCAGGTGTGAGTCTCTGTGACTCCACCTCTTCAGTTATTTGCTCTGCTATGCAAATACTGCTTTCATAGACAATAGTACATTTTCTAAACACTAATGAAAACAAACGATTCGTCACTGTCTTAATTGTAAACCTTGCATTCTCGTAAAATGCACTTTTAACTCTCTGAAAAATCTATTAAAGGAGCGATATCAAAATGCAGACATCAAACACAAGCCACAGAAAGCCCCTTTTTTAAGAGTACGGCAATATCCTGCTCTTGTGACTTAATATCCGTTGATACATTTTCACACCTTCTTTTGGCAGAACTGAAACATTTCAAGAAATGCAATGGTCTCACACCGAGTACACTGAAGCCAACTCAGCCTACACATGACAGATTGGACAACAGGCATGGCTCAGTTTCTCCTTCTGGCTCAGAATGGCCCAGCCTGTTCTCAGTAGCAACCAAGTGTAGCCACACAGGCTGATTCTGGCACTATCAAAGACTGGAGACAAAACACAAGCCAGCACGAGACAACTGCTCAAACCGCACTCTTGATACTCTGCATTGGAAGTCAGCTTAATAGTAACAGCGCCATTAAAAAGCAGATCAAAACAGCATACAGGGAGATTTAGAGTGCCTGCACGGCTACAAGAAGAGTAGTCAACACACTCAACACTAAAATGCCTTGACTAGTCACTGTGGAAGGCCTGTCAAAGCCTCCTATCATATACGTAACAAGCGTATCAAAGAACTACTGGATCCACAGGACGGCCACAGAACCAAATCAAACCTAACAAGAATGGTGCCAACTCACCATGTGGCCAACAGGGATCTCTAAAGAATTGCTGTTCTTCGCCATGATGGCCCAGACACCAGTTTCAGAGCTGAAGTCCTACGATGTGCACACTGTCAGGGGACACAGCAGAGTGCTCCACCCAAACTTGATGCACACtctttacacactcacacacaaaaactCATCACTTGGGTCTTCCTGTCACTTCCTGCCTGGAAGGGAAGTCTTACCATAGCAACAAGCCACAAAAGAGGAAGTATGGTTACTATGATCAAACTGCTCTCAGCCTACATCTTGAGAAACACTGTGATGTGGGTACACAGGCGAGCCAGACTGTCATTCTGCTTTTTAATGCGCAGTCAATGAAACGCTTGGTTATTTTGGCTTTCCATCTTTCTAAATAAACATGACAATTTTGCAGATTTAGTGTTAGACCTTCGTTTCAGAATCTGTCGGTTTTACTTTTAACTCAGTGAGGCCTAAAGCACACACATTTCAAGTCTTACCCTTCAAACGGGCCTCGTGAAAGAAGCCTTTCTTTGCTTTAAGCCCAATTTTGCTATAGGGTATCATTTAACACGTTACTGGATCATCTGAAAGCAAAACTCGTTACATGAGGCTTTGCACAGATTAAAATGAATTGATAAGAGATAAAAATCATCAGAGTACCACTCTTTCGCTATTGCAAACAAATGACTCAAGATAACGCTCAAGCTAAAACTGCACAGTCACGCAGAAAACCGAAAGCTCGCACTGTATGTGGCATACCTTCTTGTTGCCCAAGATGCTGCTGGATATGGCGCACAGTTTGTTATATTTCCGTTGCTGCTTTTGGGCTGCAACTTTCGCCAGGCGAGAAAACCTGTTATACACTCCGTTGAAAGTAACCATGGTTCACGATACtagaaaacacagagcagaacaGACTGTAGATAGCATTCAGTAAGGTGCTACCAATAACTATATAAATGTTTTCTACAGCCATTGGGTGCTACTTAACAACTAATTAAGTCCTGACATGCGCACAAGCAGGCCTGGACAATCAACGGCCCTCTACCCCGGGATAGTTTTTTGGCAGGTTGATTGGAATTTATATTACTTAGCTATAATATTACATTAGCCATACTAGTTAATAATACTTAGCTTTACTAATTATTAGTACTTAGTAGCTAATAGTACTTTTGAGTTGTAATGTTTTGGTAGTGCTGTTAAATTAACACATTAAAtgctacaataacaataacatgaaaaaaaaacttcacttAAGTGTTTTGCAAAACTCATAAGAGTGGTTTATCGAAGAACAACTCAACATGTTAGCATATATGCTATATATTAAAAGAGACAATACTGTTACCAAAAGAAACATGCTACTGTAAGTAGCACTAGAAGTTCATGCATATTTCATACTCCTGGTCCCACAAGGCATTTTTGTGAAACACTACAGGATGTCGTAGGCGGTCAGTTTATGAATCATTAGGCAGTCACTgttatatatatagatagatatactCCTTTTAAGGTTGCAGGTGTGACACATACCTAATTCTCCCGAAGTGCCATGTTAATGTTGAGGATTATACAGTAGCTTGATAACGTTAAGCATGTTAAGTGAATACGTGGTATATAAAAAGTAAAGGATCAACTTCAATAGAGATGTATTAAGTGAGACTGATTGGTGGAAGAATTCAAACTGAAAGGAAACATACACATTTCTAAAGCCAAGTGGTCTCACTATGCAATTTATAAGCAGAGGAAACAAAGGCCCGTTATAGTTTGTAACACTTCCTGAATTTACACTCAAAAACAGAAAGCTATGACTTTAACTAGAGCTGCTTAAGTGCTTTAATGAGCACAGATTGCAGGCTGATATTTGcctcaaaaacagtttaaattcatttaaaactatttccAAAGCTATTTGCTTTGAAAGGTTGTTGGGGTCCATGTAGAATGGACTCACTTTGCACAAATAGCAGCCTGAGCACATCTGGGAAAATACCAGTTTGCTCACATTCTCCTACATCGCTTCCTTTTAACaagtcagttttctctttaaTCGGTTGGTACAAGGCCAAGAAAATTAGAGTGTGGCTTAATCCGTTTCATGGTTATTTCTTGTCAGCAACTATAAGAGCTTGAAGGCAAATGGAATAGCAAAATTGCAGCCTTGTGTCATCATGCCATGAACTGTTGTTTTCTATTCTTGTGTTTGATGAGTTTAGGTATCTATCGAGACTGGTTACAGGAAGGGAAATTTTGGGTTAATGTTAAGCTGACTAAACAAATTGAATGTAAACAGTAACGGGCCATATTACTCAACCATGTTCATCTTATTTCCCATCTGCTCACTTTGGTTAAGGTGACCCAGAGACAAATTGAATCCAAAGCcagtttttctatttctgtttggagtttgcatgtccagcatgtgtatgtgtgtgggatTGTATGCATGCTTTTTccaaaacacacagaagttTCATTCAATTCAGACTCTGAATCTGTTTTAAGCCTTTAGCTTTAGCAGTGTGTGATATGTTTTGGCATGTTAGAATAAGTTTATGTCTACCATTTAGCTGCACGGGAGCccttcagaaaaaaataaatactattTTGTGATCAGCAGCACTCTCTAGTGGCCACTGTTTGAATAAGTCACTGTGTGTAAAGTCTTGCATGATTTCAGTAAAAGGCAGTAATGTATTTTTGAGGTGCCTTTTAAACTAAGTTATTTTGGACTTTAATCTTCCAAATTCTTAGAAAAGTTCATCTTAGTATGTATCATAATAAACTGTGTGCACAGAGGCGCAGGGTAGTTTGCTTAAGTACACGAATGTCTCCCTGATATCGGGCTATATTACAGCACAGCTCCATCTCTCAGCATGTGTCCTTATGTTTGGGTGTTTTGATCACAGCTGAAGAAATCTCATCATTTTGACCTAAAGGTCACTCAACGTCAcatgaaagcagcagcagcagctttacCATCATCGTTGTCGTCACGTCCACCTTCACAACAAACAGCTGCTTTGTTCATGCCATAATATTCCAGGGATGAATTTATTTGCATTGCTATCAGTGTTTAGAATCAGTTTTGCCCTGCCTCTTCCAATGCAAAGACTATTCAGTTAAGCAAAGCAGAGCAGGTCATCCATCTGGTCTTTGTGTCAGATGCAATCCAGGTAAGAGCATTACGTATTATATGTATaactttatatattatatatttaatgCTTTGTCTAAAAGTTTTAAAGCATTTCTTTGCTTTGAAACttgtttttcctatttttctatatgctcttttttttaGATATCAATGATATTAATTTCTCAGACTGTTCTTAACGGTTGTGAATCCAATCTGTTCTAGTAGAGAATGGTTATCATTTATCTCATGCTTGGTTATCTCCTCACAGGTAAGCACTCCCCTACATTTATGTATATATGTCTATATTTTCTTGTTCTCTGTTTGTATAGTTTTGCCAGTTTAGCTCTAAATAATTTGCTCAATATTCTGATATCGTAGCCGGTACTGACTGCCTGTGTTACTGTCGAGTTTTTGAAATGTACCATCACAGGGTAAACTATGGCAGATGGGGGAAAAGGAAAATTGTAGATCTGGAAATGTCATGTCGCAGCTAATGTGCCTGAACATTGCCTgccaataaaatgcaaaatgacatgcattggaaaaatgttcctgatgttgttttttttttcatctgtttttccCATAGATACTTCTGTACTATGCGAAAACGGCACTTTGTGCAATGGTTAGTCCtcactttgttttttgcccgacattttatttattaattttataaaTCCTGTGAACCTGAATAGACTGCAACTGGTAGTGAGGTGTGATAATAGCCTAACAGTCTGAcactaaaatgaaatataaattaaatatttgtaaCTTTTGTGTCCCTTTGATCCTTGTGTATCTCTAAAATTAAATCTTTAACAGTAAGGAAAGTGAATCAgattacatttaaatttcattttttaataatgcTGAATGTGACAGTATTCATTCttctgcatgtttttttctctttaggaACAACCATTCAACAATGCACTGAGGGTAACATTTGAGAATACCTTTGTCAGAAGCAATGGATTATAACACAGAGCACACTCTAATTACCTAACGTTATCTATTGTTGCTTCCCTCGCTTTTCATGTTTACTCTGCCCATCAAATGAAGTGTCCATCAGCAGCGAGCCATCCAGCCCAAGTGAGGGTGACGACGTCACTCTAACATGcaatgaaaaatgtgaaaattcaaCTGTGACATATCAGTGGAAGGAAAATGGGGGTAAAATAGAAGGAGAAAACAATAAGACCCTTCTTATCAAAATTGTGCATTCACCTGCTGGGGAATACGTCTGCTCAGTAAACTGCTCCTGTTACTGTTGTGATTCTAAACCATACACACTGTCTGTAAAAGGTAAGTCCATCCATCTGTATACTTCTGTTATATGTTATGATTTTAGAAATGTGTATAATGGCATGCCATCAATAGCCCTTGATACCATGTGTCTTCACTTCCTGTGTATTTGTCTATGTGTGTCATTGTCCAGAAAACACTGTGATCATCTTGGTGATCTGTGGTGTTGCAGCTTTGGCCCTGGTTTTGATTATGGGACTGATTATGAAGTGTAAGCTGAAAATAGACAATGGTAAGAGCTCATTTTAAGATGTCTGTGGTATTaaacaacaataagaaagaaagaaagaaagaaagaaagaaagaaagaaagaaagaaagaaagaaagaaagaaagaaagaaaaagaaagaaagttttttctagttttaactAACTTAACTATCATAACATAGCTATCAATAAAATACAACAGGTTTTGATGCTTATTATGAATGTCTGGGtgaaaacaggctgttttaccgTATTACAAGTAATTGTGCGAGGCTAAGCTAACAGGCTGATGCCTTCAGCTACAAGTTTGAACAATATTGTTGATGATCTTGAATCTATCTACACATCAGAACTCAGAATGACACATTTGACTGATTTGAGTGCTCTCTCTCTGCAGATAAACACAGGGAGAGGGTGAGACAGAGACAGGCTGGACAGGCTGCTGGTGGGCCATATCCTATCACACCCAGAGGgtcctaaaaagaaaacatttatcatattttaatataat
This window encodes:
- the arl3l1 gene encoding ADP ribosylation factor like GTPase 3, like 1 isoform X2, which produces MVIIYLMLGYLLTDTSVLCENGTLCNGTTIQQCTEVSISSEPSSPSEGDDVTLTCNEKCENSTVTYQWKENGGKIEGENNKTLLIKIVHSPAGEYVCSVNCSCYCCDSKPYTLSVKENTVIILVICGVAALALVLIMGLIMKCKLKIDNDKHRERVRQRQAGQAAGGPYPITPRGS